The following proteins come from a genomic window of Candidatus Neomarinimicrobiota bacterium:
- the aroA gene encoding 3-phosphoshikimate 1-carboxyvinyltransferase: MRLPGDKSISHRALMLAALANGPSRLTKLASGSDVQATRRCLQQCGIMITTGGEVTVVEGRGGAFDAPQADLDCGNSGTTARLLAGLLAGRGIAARITGDASLSRRPMERITVPLRQLGANIAPAAGGTLPLDIRPVVLGSLDYTLPVPSAQVKSALLLAGLASEGIVTVREPVPTRDHTEIMLRALGIDTGGPDDGVTVSSGRAALPAFDLQVPGDASSAAFLVALAVLVPGAVVSFEHLLLNPTRLGFYRTLQRMGGHVTWSAQGTELGESVGQLSAQSSGLRGIALAGDDIPAVIDELPILAVLATQAVGETVVRDAGELRYKESDRLTAICENIARLGGEVERRPDGFRIQGPTPLTGAPIATYGDHRIAMAFAVAGHIASGDTILDDPDCVEVSLPGFHELARAVTMGREAVES, translated from the coding sequence ATGCGCCTGCCGGGTGACAAGTCCATCTCCCACCGGGCCCTGATGCTGGCCGCCCTGGCCAACGGCCCGTCACGGCTGACCAAGCTCGCCTCCGGGTCTGATGTGCAGGCCACGCGACGCTGTCTTCAGCAGTGCGGCATTATGATCACCACCGGCGGTGAGGTTACCGTGGTGGAAGGGCGGGGCGGGGCCTTCGATGCGCCTCAGGCTGACCTGGATTGCGGCAACTCCGGCACGACGGCGCGGCTGTTGGCGGGCCTGCTGGCGGGGCGCGGGATAGCTGCTCGCATCACCGGGGATGCCTCCCTGTCGCGGCGCCCGATGGAACGCATTACGGTGCCGCTCAGACAGCTGGGCGCCAACATCGCACCAGCGGCCGGCGGGACCCTCCCGCTGGACATACGGCCCGTGGTGCTTGGCTCGCTGGACTACACCTTGCCGGTGCCGAGCGCGCAGGTCAAATCGGCCCTGCTGCTGGCGGGGCTGGCGAGCGAGGGCATCGTTACCGTGCGGGAGCCGGTGCCCACGCGCGATCACACGGAGATCATGCTGCGCGCCCTGGGCATCGATACCGGGGGACCGGATGACGGAGTGACCGTAAGTTCCGGGCGTGCCGCACTACCCGCTTTCGACCTGCAGGTGCCCGGCGATGCCTCCTCGGCAGCTTTCCTGGTGGCGCTGGCCGTGCTGGTGCCCGGAGCGGTGGTCAGCTTCGAGCACCTGTTGCTGAACCCCACCCGCCTGGGCTTCTATCGCACCCTTCAGCGCATGGGCGGCCATGTAACGTGGTCCGCGCAGGGCACCGAGCTGGGTGAATCGGTGGGCCAGCTCAGCGCGCAAAGTTCGGGCCTGCGGGGCATCGCCCTCGCTGGGGATGACATCCCCGCCGTCATCGATGAGCTGCCGATTCTGGCGGTGCTGGCTACCCAGGCGGTGGGGGAAACCGTTGTACGTGACGCCGGTGAGCTGCGCTACAAGGAGAGCGACCGCCTAACGGCTATCTGCGAGAATATTGCTCGCCTGGGCGGCGAGGTGGAGCGGCGCCCCGACGGGTTCCGCATTCAGGGGCCGACACCCCTGACAGGCGCACCCATCGCCACCTATGGCGACCATCGCATTGCCATGGCCTTCGCGGTGGCGGGGCACATCGCTTCCGGAGACACTATCCTTGACGACCCCGACTGCGTGGAGGTCTCCCTACCCGGCTTTCATGAGTTGGCACGCGCCGTGACGATGGGGCGCGAGGCGGTGGAGTCGTGA
- the aroC gene encoding chorismate synthase, which yields MRWLTAGESHGKGLVGIIEGLPAELEIDEAYIAFHLARRQRGHGRGKRMAIERDRAEIFTGVRHGKTLGSPVALILPNKDWPNWQHIMSLEPPQREVKPVTLPRPGHGDLAGVKKYGFSDIRNVLERASARETAMRVALGSVARKFLSELEMEVGSRVVSIHNVYDRTEPATDLTPEQLNARVDDSPVRCLDSQAEKAMIEVIDAAKSAGDSVGGTFEVIATGIPYGLGSHVQWDLKLKARLSAALSSIQAIEGVEIGLGFAGTERLGSAFQDEIIKDEASGRLTRASNHAGGIEAGMSNAQPIVVRAAMKPLPTLIKPLRSVDIATDEPGLAHKERTDSCAVPAASIVAESMVCLVLADAVLEKFGGDSMTQVKAHMSATAQY from the coding sequence CTGCGCTGGCTGACGGCCGGCGAATCTCACGGTAAGGGGCTGGTGGGAATCATCGAGGGGCTGCCGGCCGAGCTGGAGATCGACGAGGCGTATATCGCCTTCCACCTGGCCCGGCGTCAGCGCGGTCACGGCCGGGGAAAGCGCATGGCCATCGAGCGCGACCGGGCGGAAATTTTCACCGGCGTAAGGCATGGCAAGACCCTGGGCTCCCCTGTTGCCCTGATCCTGCCCAATAAAGACTGGCCGAACTGGCAGCACATCATGTCGCTGGAACCCCCCCAACGCGAGGTAAAACCGGTGACCCTGCCCCGACCCGGTCACGGTGACCTGGCAGGGGTGAAAAAATATGGCTTTTCCGACATCCGCAACGTACTGGAACGGGCCAGCGCGCGGGAGACGGCTATGAGGGTTGCTTTGGGCAGTGTGGCCCGTAAATTCCTGAGTGAGTTGGAAATGGAGGTGGGCAGCCGCGTGGTATCCATTCACAATGTTTACGACAGAACGGAACCGGCAACTGATCTCACCCCGGAGCAGCTCAATGCCCGGGTGGATGACTCGCCCGTACGATGCCTTGACTCACAGGCTGAGAAGGCCATGATCGAGGTCATCGATGCCGCCAAAAGTGCCGGTGACAGCGTGGGCGGCACGTTCGAGGTGATCGCTACCGGCATCCCCTACGGGCTGGGCAGCCACGTGCAATGGGACCTGAAGTTAAAAGCCCGGTTGAGTGCTGCGCTTAGCTCCATTCAGGCCATTGAGGGGGTGGAGATCGGCCTCGGATTCGCCGGAACAGAGCGGCTGGGAAGCGCCTTTCAAGACGAGATTATCAAGGATGAGGCGAGCGGCCGGCTTACGCGCGCCAGCAATCACGCCGGCGGCATTGAGGCTGGGATGAGTAATGCCCAGCCTATCGTTGTGCGGGCGGCCATGAAACCGCTGCCCACCCTCATTAAGCCGTTGCGCTCGGTGGATATCGCCACCGATGAGCCGGGTCTGGCGCACAAGGAAAGGACCGATTCCTGCGCGGTCCCGGCGGCCTCAATTGTCGCCGAGAGTATGGTCTGTCTGGTCCTGGCAGATGCCGTTCTGGAAAAGTTTGGCGGCGACAGCATGACCCAGGTTAAGGCCCACATGAGCGCGACGGCTCAATATTAG
- the aroB gene encoding 3-dehydroquinate synthase, which translates to MTTVTVDLGPRSYDVQIGRGLLASAAGILAKVCPGERVGLISNPTVHKLYGQPLETSLSAAGYQVTRALVPDDEQAKELATVSRLYDTLIRAELDRTSIIVALGGGVVGDIAGFVAATLFRGLPYIQIPTTLLAMVDASIGGKTGVNHPQGKNLIGAFHQPRAVIIDPELLRTLPRREITSACAEIIKAAVVTDGDFFKQLARGIPKLVELTDLSFVEDTIVRACRIKAGIVAEDEQERALPGELGRRVLNFGHTIGHALEVTMGYGALRHGEAVAMGMVAAGHISVQEAGFSTDDLERLAEPLGHLQLPALPAIDKSEVRSILRHDKKVHHGALHFILLESLGRPIANSTVTDEQIDSALDHIQWRFN; encoded by the coding sequence GTGACCACTGTCACCGTCGACCTGGGGCCGAGGAGCTATGATGTTCAGATTGGCCGGGGGCTGCTAGCTTCGGCAGCGGGCATCCTGGCAAAGGTGTGCCCCGGTGAGCGCGTGGGGCTGATCAGCAACCCGACGGTTCACAAGTTGTACGGCCAGCCATTGGAAACGTCCCTGTCGGCGGCCGGCTACCAGGTGACAAGAGCGCTGGTCCCGGATGATGAGCAAGCCAAGGAGTTGGCGACGGTGTCCCGGCTTTACGATACCCTTATCAGAGCTGAGCTGGACCGCACCTCGATCATCGTGGCCCTCGGCGGCGGAGTGGTGGGCGACATCGCGGGCTTTGTAGCTGCCACGCTATTTCGGGGCCTTCCATACATCCAGATACCGACGACCCTGCTGGCAATGGTGGATGCCTCCATCGGGGGAAAAACGGGTGTCAACCACCCACAAGGCAAGAACCTTATTGGCGCCTTTCACCAACCCCGGGCCGTGATCATCGACCCAGAGCTGTTGCGGACGCTGCCCCGGCGGGAGATCACTTCCGCCTGCGCCGAGATTATCAAGGCTGCGGTGGTTACAGACGGAGATTTTTTCAAACAGTTGGCCCGGGGAATCCCAAAGCTGGTGGAGCTCACCGATCTTTCGTTTGTGGAGGATACTATTGTCCGGGCCTGTCGCATCAAGGCCGGCATCGTTGCAGAGGACGAGCAGGAGCGTGCGCTTCCGGGTGAGCTGGGCCGCAGGGTTCTGAACTTTGGCCACACCATCGGTCATGCCCTGGAGGTGACCATGGGTTATGGTGCACTCAGGCATGGAGAGGCTGTGGCAATGGGCATGGTGGCCGCAGGGCACATCAGCGTACAGGAGGCAGGCTTTTCTACAGATGACCTGGAGCGGCTCGCTGAACCACTGGGGCATCTGCAATTGCCGGCACTACCGGCCATTGATAAGTCTGAGGTTCGATCCATTTTGCGTCACGATAAGAAAGTCCACCATGGAGCGCTACATTTTATTCTGCTGGAGTCGTTGGGACGGCCCATAGCCAACAGCACGGTCACCGATGAACAAATCGATTCAGCACTGGATCATATTCAATGGAGGTTCAATTGA
- the aroE gene encoding shikimate dehydrogenase, with translation MKHFAVIGHPIGHSLSPVLHNEVFRLLGLAARYDTLDMGPAALPEVARQLRAGELAGINITLPHKTGFLPYLDEVAPEAAAIGAVNCVAVEEGRLMGSNTDLTGLVDALRRSGFEVRGCHGLVLGAGGAARTAVRALLLLGASQICVAARREAPRSELVHDFEPRVGEAILSEQPLGPQLDTAPFQLIINATPVGMWPSDHETPLMPPQVNSGQVIFDLIYRPENTLLLNMARERGCQTITGLDMFIAQALGSLGIWFPQTVYGTTGQLHPALELEVLKSLLRSAVEDHAVSLAAETVAGGRS, from the coding sequence GTGAAACACTTTGCGGTGATTGGGCACCCCATCGGCCACAGCCTCAGCCCGGTGCTCCACAACGAGGTATTCAGACTGCTGGGACTGGCCGCCCGCTATGACACCCTGGACATGGGTCCGGCCGCCCTGCCTGAGGTAGCCCGGCAGCTGCGGGCAGGGGAACTGGCCGGTATCAATATCACGCTGCCACACAAGACAGGCTTCCTGCCATACCTTGACGAGGTTGCGCCCGAAGCCGCCGCCATCGGCGCGGTGAACTGCGTGGCGGTGGAGGAGGGCAGGCTCATGGGCAGCAACACCGACCTGACCGGCCTGGTGGACGCACTGCGGCGGAGTGGCTTTGAGGTCCGGGGGTGCCACGGACTCGTCCTGGGGGCCGGGGGGGCGGCGCGGACCGCGGTGCGGGCACTGCTGCTCCTGGGCGCCAGCCAAATCTGCGTGGCGGCCCGGCGGGAGGCACCCCGGTCGGAGCTCGTCCACGACTTCGAGCCGCGGGTGGGCGAGGCCATCCTTTCGGAGCAGCCACTGGGACCGCAACTTGACACGGCACCGTTCCAGCTGATCATCAACGCCACGCCGGTGGGTATGTGGCCGTCAGACCATGAGACCCCCCTAATGCCCCCACAGGTTAACAGCGGACAAGTCATCTTTGACCTGATCTACCGGCCGGAGAACACCCTGCTTCTGAACATGGCGCGGGAGCGGGGCTGTCAGACGATCACGGGTCTGGACATGTTTATTGCCCAGGCGCTGGGCTCGCTGGGAATCTGGTTCCCGCAGACCGTTTACGGCACCACCGGGCAACTGCACCCGGCCCTGGAGCTGGAGGTACTCAAATCGTTGTTGCGCTCAGCCGTGGAGGATCACGCGGTCAGTCTTGCTGCGGAAACAGTTGCGGGCGGTAGATCATGA
- a CDS encoding shikimate kinase, whose protein sequence is MTSHNARGGSNICLIGMAGSGKSTVGALLARRLEYAFVDLDEEIASQLGLSIGEIFERLGEDRFRQEEQRLLAQRCAGERQVIACGGGVVTTPANGNHLRQQTTIYLQATPKTLAQRVGEGSGRPLLTGMAPIRRRLADLLKEREALYRGASQMALGTDGRQPAALADELLQMLTLEPQASAP, encoded by the coding sequence TTGACATCTCATAACGCCAGGGGCGGCAGCAATATCTGCCTGATCGGCATGGCGGGTAGCGGTAAGTCTACCGTTGGGGCGCTTTTGGCCCGGCGCCTGGAGTACGCTTTTGTCGACCTGGATGAAGAAATTGCCAGCCAGTTGGGGCTCAGCATCGGGGAGATATTCGAGCGGTTGGGCGAAGACCGATTTCGACAGGAGGAGCAGCGCCTGCTGGCCCAGCGATGCGCAGGGGAGCGGCAGGTGATCGCCTGTGGGGGTGGGGTTGTGACGACGCCCGCCAACGGGAACCACCTGCGCCAGCAAACGACCATCTACTTACAGGCGACTCCTAAAACCCTGGCCCAGCGGGTGGGTGAGGGATCCGGTCGTCCGCTGCTGACAGGCATGGCGCCCATAAGGCGGCGGCTGGCGGACCTGCTGAAGGAGCGGGAGGCGCTCTATCGGGGTGCCAGCCAGATGGCCCTTGGCACTGACGGAAGGCAGCCGGCTGCGCTGGCGGATGAACTACTTCAGATGCTGACGCTGGAGCCCCAGGCATCGGCGCCGTGA
- a CDS encoding 3-dehydroquinate dehydratase, which yields MEVQLRLLVIHGPNLNLLGRRETDIYGTESLEELNAWLREQPELDNDTLTFYQSNHEGGLIDCLHNHVGKVGGAVINAGALSHYSYALRDAIAAVDYPVVEVHLSNIAKREAFRKKSVLADVCLKQIIGKGKLGYLQGLKAARKAK from the coding sequence ATGGAGGTTCAATTGAGACTTCTAGTCATTCATGGACCTAATCTCAACCTTCTGGGCCGACGGGAGACGGATATCTATGGCACGGAATCCCTGGAGGAGCTCAATGCCTGGCTCAGGGAGCAGCCTGAGCTGGACAATGATACCCTGACCTTTTATCAGAGCAATCACGAGGGGGGCCTCATAGATTGCCTGCACAACCACGTGGGCAAGGTGGGCGGTGCGGTTATCAATGCCGGCGCCCTGTCGCACTATAGCTACGCTCTACGCGACGCGATCGCCGCCGTGGATTACCCGGTGGTGGAAGTTCACTTGTCCAACATTGCCAAGCGGGAGGCCTTCAGGAAAAAGTCGGTGCTGGCGGATGTCTGCCTGAAGCAAATCATCGGGAAGGGCAAACTTGGCTACCTGCAGGGCTTAAAAGCGGCGAGGAAGGCCAAGTAG